Proteins co-encoded in one Jeotgalibacillus malaysiensis genomic window:
- a CDS encoding glyceraldehyde-3-phosphate dehydrogenase gives MTVKIGINGFGRIGRNVYRAALNNPEVEVVAVNDLTDANMLAHLLQYDSVHGKLDQKVEVDGDDNLLVDGHKVKVLAERDPANLPWGELGVEIVIESTGIFTKGEAAAKHLEGGAKKVIISAPANGEDLTVVMGVNEDKYDPASHNVISNASCTTNCLAPFAKVLNDKFGIKRGMMTTVHSYTNDQQILDLPHKDYRRARAAAENIIPTSTGAAKAVSLVLPELEGKLNGMAMRVPTPNVSLVDLVAEFEQNVTADEINAALKEAAEGDLKGILAYSDEPLVSTDYNGNTNSSIVDGLSTMVLEDNMVKVLSWYDNETGYSNRCVDLAAYMAKKGL, from the coding sequence ATGACAGTGAAAATTGGAATTAACGGATTTGGACGTATCGGACGTAACGTATACCGTGCAGCACTTAACAACCCGGAAGTAGAGGTTGTAGCAGTAAACGACCTTACTGATGCAAACATGCTTGCACACCTTCTACAGTATGACTCAGTTCACGGAAAGCTTGATCAGAAAGTAGAAGTAGATGGAGACGACAACCTTCTTGTTGACGGTCATAAAGTAAAAGTACTTGCTGAACGTGACCCTGCAAACCTTCCATGGGGCGAGCTTGGCGTTGAGATCGTAATCGAATCAACTGGTATCTTCACTAAAGGTGAAGCTGCTGCTAAGCACCTTGAAGGCGGAGCGAAGAAAGTAATCATCTCTGCACCAGCTAATGGCGAAGACCTTACAGTGGTTATGGGCGTTAACGAAGACAAGTATGACCCAGCTAGCCATAACGTAATCTCTAACGCTTCTTGTACAACGAACTGCCTTGCACCATTTGCTAAGGTTCTTAACGACAAGTTCGGCATCAAGCGCGGTATGATGACAACTGTTCACTCATACACAAATGACCAGCAGATTCTTGACCTGCCACACAAAGACTACCGTCGTGCACGTGCAGCTGCTGAGAACATTATCCCAACTTCAACTGGAGCTGCAAAAGCAGTATCTCTTGTACTTCCAGAACTTGAAGGCAAGCTGAACGGTATGGCTATGCGTGTACCAACGCCAAACGTATCACTTGTTGACCTTGTAGCTGAATTCGAGCAGAACGTAACTGCTGACGAAATCAATGCTGCACTTAAAGAAGCTGCTGAAGGCGACCTTAAAGGAATCCTTGCATACAGCGACGAGCCACTTGTATCAACTGACTACAATGGCAACACAAACTCTTCAATCGTAGATGGTCTTTCTACAATGGTTCTTGAAGATAACATGGTGAAAGTACTTTCTTGGTACGATAACGAAACTGGTTACTCAAACCGTTGTGTAGACCTAGCTGCTTACATGGCGAAAAAAGGACTGTAA
- a CDS encoding central glycolytic genes regulator: MANVIDIQKRLVPDLLEEIQLKYQVLRSVRFLQPVGRRSLAQSLGMTERVLRKEVEQLKAQDLIHIHSSGMSLTKGGMEILIPLERMINEISGITLMEQSLKEMLKVKEVMIVPGDSDDSPWVKEELGRAAIQSMKPYVGTDTVIAVTGGTTMSAVAGMLTPDFATPETLFVPARGGIGEDVQNQANTICSTMALKSGARHRVLYVPDQVSREVYESITKEPAIKEVMSLITSADIVLHGIGDAHTMAKRRNTSEDHFKTIAEGQAVGEAFGYYFDVEGNIVHKVKTIGLQLKDLSNVPNVFAVAGGHSKAQAIRAYFKGAPQTSSTLITDEGAAKELLKG, from the coding sequence ATGGCAAATGTAATTGACATCCAAAAGCGTCTGGTGCCTGACCTGCTTGAAGAGATTCAACTGAAGTACCAGGTTTTGAGGTCAGTCAGGTTTTTACAGCCTGTCGGCAGAAGAAGTCTTGCACAGTCCCTTGGTATGACAGAGCGGGTTTTAAGGAAAGAGGTTGAGCAGTTGAAAGCTCAGGATCTGATCCATATCCATTCTTCAGGTATGAGCCTGACAAAAGGTGGAATGGAAATCCTTATCCCACTTGAACGCATGATCAATGAGATATCGGGTATAACCTTAATGGAGCAGTCTTTAAAAGAGATGCTGAAAGTAAAAGAGGTTATGATCGTACCCGGTGACAGTGACGATTCGCCGTGGGTAAAGGAAGAACTTGGCCGGGCAGCGATTCAGAGTATGAAGCCTTATGTCGGCACTGACACAGTCATTGCAGTGACCGGTGGTACAACGATGTCTGCAGTAGCGGGCATGCTGACGCCTGACTTTGCCACTCCGGAAACATTATTTGTCCCTGCGCGTGGCGGAATTGGTGAGGATGTTCAGAACCAGGCGAATACAATTTGCTCGACAATGGCACTCAAGTCAGGTGCGAGGCACAGAGTTTTATATGTGCCGGATCAGGTCAGCCGTGAAGTGTATGAATCGATTACAAAAGAGCCTGCGATTAAAGAAGTGATGTCTCTTATTACTTCAGCAGATATCGTTCTTCATGGAATCGGTGACGCTCATACAATGGCAAAACGCCGCAACACTTCAGAAGATCACTTTAAAACGATTGCTGAAGGACAGGCTGTCGGCGAGGCATTTGGTTATTATTTTGACGTGGAAGGCAATATTGTTCACAAGGTAAAAACCATCGGACTTCAGCTAAAGGACCTGAGCAATGTACCTAACGTATTTGCAGTAGCCGGAGGACATTCGAAGGCACAGGCAATCCGCGCTTATTTTAAAGGCGCACCACAGACTTCTTCGACGCTGATTACAGACGAAGGAGCAGCAAAAGAGCTTTTGAAAGGGTAA